The Sporocytophaga myxococcoides genome includes a window with the following:
- a CDS encoding sugar O-acetyltransferase yields MAKSELQKMLDGELYNAADQELTEMRYRARRILTRYNAIPWENIEERTTAIKELFGGTGKQIDIQMPFYCDYGSNIYAGENLYMNFNCIILDCAKITIGDNVMMGPNVQIYAAYHPLLASERIKGPELAAPITIGNNVWIGGGAIICQGVTIGDNTTIGAGSVVTKSIPANVFAGGVPCKVIKNC; encoded by the coding sequence ATGGCCAAATCAGAATTACAGAAAATGCTTGATGGTGAGCTCTATAATGCAGCGGACCAGGAACTAACAGAGATGAGATACAGAGCTCGCAGAATACTGACAAGATACAATGCTATTCCCTGGGAAAACATAGAAGAAAGAACAACTGCAATTAAGGAGTTGTTCGGAGGTACCGGAAAACAGATTGATATTCAAATGCCTTTCTATTGTGACTATGGAAGTAACATTTATGCCGGTGAAAATCTATACATGAATTTCAATTGCATAATTCTTGATTGTGCCAAAATAACTATTGGTGATAATGTAATGATGGGACCTAATGTACAGATTTATGCTGCCTACCATCCATTATTGGCTTCAGAGCGAATAAAAGGCCCGGAACTTGCAGCGCCGATAACCATTGGTAACAACGTATGGATAGGCGGTGGAGCAATTATTTGTCAGGGAGTCACCATTGGTGATAATACAACCATCGGGGCAGGCAGTGTGGTAACTAAAAGTATTCCTGCTAATGTATTTGCAGGAGGAGTTCCTTGTAAAGTGATTAAAAACTGTTAA
- the speD gene encoding adenosylmethionine decarboxylase: MSYIPGLHILAEIITEEQYLLEEFSSLKEYLNELVKRYELTEVGQVFHNFQPAGFTGVLCLTESHISIHTWPENHLLTLDIYLSNYQKQNDQKARDIFENLKIFFRAKSFNVQEIKR, translated from the coding sequence ATGAGTTATATCCCTGGATTGCACATTCTGGCTGAGATAATTACAGAGGAACAATATCTGCTGGAAGAATTCTCTTCTCTGAAAGAATACCTTAATGAGCTGGTTAAAAGATACGAATTGACCGAAGTTGGGCAGGTCTTTCATAATTTTCAGCCTGCAGGTTTTACAGGAGTTCTTTGTTTAACCGAATCTCACATTTCCATTCATACCTGGCCTGAAAACCATTTGCTCACCTTAGACATATATCTTTCCAATTATCAAAAACAGAATGATCAAAAGGCAAGGGACATTTTTGAAAACCTAAAAATATTTTTCAGGGCAAAATCTTTTAATGTACAGGAAATCAAAAGATAG